In a single window of the Bradyrhizobium sp. ORS 285 genome:
- a CDS encoding non-ribosomal peptide synthetase encodes MTAARLTPDMAKMSAAEQRALLTQLLSRRTDQPHSYPLSFAQQRLWFLDRLNAGSPAYNIPGAFDLSGPLDVAALTEALNDLVARHAPLRTVFAEIDGKPVQTVLPTLHVALPLVDAVDEDAARSLVDAEVAKPFDLRETVFRARLIRLTPYRHVLIVVLHHICADGWSLAVFNRDLAAAYAARRDGQDPNLAPLGTDYASFSVAQRTALSGTRLHHLLDFWKAKLAGLPVIDLPLDRPRPALAKLRGDSIDVSLEPDLIAAASELARQQSTTLYCVLLAAFRAVLGRIAGQTDFAIGAPVAGRTDPALENLIGFFVNTLAIRVDLAQAKDFSHLVRLTRETMIQAQARQDLPFEKLVDDLNLPRDTSRNPLVQVLFALQNAPMLPLQLEGLSTAAFPYRLPAARFDLELHLWDGRQSWTGARDVDAGLTGTLFYNSDLFDRATMTDLLRMLKVWLAAALATPDRPLASYPLLDAAAQAGIIATGDGGPAPDVDLPALLEKARVRFGERCALHDGCGQDLTYDQLYDRADRIGSALCARGLTAGDVVALVLPRGRDLVAAMLACARFGFPFAPVDPELPPLRLTQQIALAGAALVLCADEHGADAAISASCTTIGTLIGNIGRDVIARPNARNHAPLYIVFTSGSTGTPKGVRMPMRAFANLMASQLAIRPQPMRTLLASAVGFDVAIQEVLFTLSTGGVLIPATEAQRRDPQQLAALIAREQIERVFLPFPLIALLARGVVTSGQRLVSLREIITAGEQPHLTDEVRRLFTGHPGLRLINQYGPAETHVVSEEVLDGDASHWPMLPSAGRALPGNRLYVLDAEARLQPYGLAGELCIAGVQVADGYLGGGALADRFVADPFAADARMYRTGDLVKLNRDGRLAFLGRRDNQIKIRGYRVEPGEIEVVLAAHPGVTDCAVVAERDGGGHRHLVACVVPGSPAFVPHALRDWLRPRLPDYMMPARFLQLDALPLSANGKVDRAALTAAGRPFASSSLDQPAPRSATEQAIAAIWSAVLRRDDVDVDSTFFELGGNSLLLVEAYDKLVSSFAVPLAIADLFQFPTVAALARHIDAAAQPAAVSTATGIRGRALRMRGEGLR; translated from the coding sequence ATGACCGCCGCGCGGCTCACGCCAGACATGGCCAAGATGTCCGCGGCAGAGCAGCGCGCCCTGCTGACGCAACTGCTGAGCCGCCGCACCGATCAGCCGCACAGCTACCCGCTCTCATTTGCGCAGCAGCGGCTGTGGTTTCTCGACCGGCTCAATGCCGGCAGCCCGGCTTACAACATCCCGGGCGCCTTTGACCTGTCAGGGCCGCTCGACGTCGCCGCCCTGACGGAGGCGCTGAATGACCTGGTCGCGCGGCACGCGCCGCTACGCACCGTCTTTGCCGAGATCGACGGCAAGCCCGTGCAGACTGTGCTGCCCACGCTTCACGTCGCGCTGCCGCTCGTCGATGCGGTCGATGAGGATGCCGCCCGGAGCCTGGTCGACGCTGAAGTGGCCAAGCCGTTCGATCTACGCGAGACAGTGTTCAGAGCCAGGCTGATCCGCCTGACCCCATATCGTCACGTCCTCATCGTCGTGCTCCATCACATCTGCGCCGATGGCTGGTCGCTCGCGGTTTTCAATCGCGATCTCGCTGCCGCCTATGCGGCGCGCCGGGATGGCCAGGATCCGAACCTTGCCCCCCTCGGGACAGACTATGCGAGCTTCAGCGTGGCGCAGCGAACCGCGCTCAGCGGCACGCGGCTGCACCATCTGCTCGATTTCTGGAAGGCCAAGCTTGCCGGTCTGCCTGTGATCGACCTGCCGCTCGACCGGCCGCGGCCCGCGCTCGCAAAGCTGCGTGGCGACTCGATCGATGTCAGCCTCGAACCGGATCTGATCGCCGCGGCGAGCGAGTTGGCGCGGCAGCAGTCGACGACGCTCTATTGCGTGCTGCTCGCCGCATTCCGCGCCGTGCTCGGCCGGATCGCGGGCCAGACCGATTTCGCGATTGGAGCGCCCGTGGCTGGACGAACCGATCCTGCGCTGGAGAATCTGATCGGCTTCTTCGTCAATACGCTGGCGATCCGGGTCGATCTCGCGCAGGCGAAGGATTTCAGCCATCTCGTCCGCCTCACCAGGGAGACGATGATCCAGGCCCAGGCGCGTCAGGACCTGCCATTTGAGAAGCTGGTCGATGACCTGAACCTGCCGCGGGACACCAGCCGCAATCCGCTGGTGCAGGTGCTGTTCGCGCTGCAGAATGCGCCGATGCTGCCGCTGCAGCTCGAAGGCCTGTCGACAGCCGCGTTTCCGTATCGACTGCCCGCGGCGCGCTTCGATCTCGAGCTGCATCTGTGGGACGGCCGGCAGAGCTGGACCGGCGCGCGCGATGTGGACGCCGGGCTGACTGGCACCTTGTTCTACAACAGCGATCTGTTCGATCGCGCGACGATGACGGACCTGCTCAGGATGCTGAAGGTCTGGCTCGCGGCCGCGCTTGCGACGCCAGACCGTCCGCTCGCCAGCTATCCGCTGCTTGATGCGGCCGCACAGGCCGGCATCATCGCGACCGGCGATGGCGGTCCGGCGCCGGATGTTGACCTGCCCGCGCTGCTGGAAAAAGCGCGCGTGCGTTTTGGCGAACGCTGCGCGTTACACGACGGGTGCGGCCAAGATCTCACCTATGATCAGCTCTACGATCGTGCCGACCGGATCGGATCGGCGCTCTGCGCACGGGGCCTCACCGCCGGAGACGTCGTCGCGCTGGTGCTCCCCCGTGGCCGCGATCTTGTCGCCGCCATGCTGGCTTGCGCCCGCTTCGGCTTCCCGTTTGCGCCTGTCGATCCTGAGCTGCCGCCGCTCCGCCTCACGCAGCAGATCGCGCTCGCCGGTGCCGCGCTAGTGCTCTGCGCAGACGAACATGGGGCCGACGCGGCGATCAGTGCGTCGTGCACGACGATCGGCACCTTGATCGGCAACATCGGCCGCGACGTCATTGCCCGACCCAACGCGCGCAATCACGCCCCGCTCTACATCGTGTTCACCTCGGGTTCGACCGGCACGCCGAAGGGCGTCCGTATGCCGATGCGCGCCTTTGCCAACTTGATGGCCTCTCAGCTCGCCATCCGCCCGCAGCCGATGCGGACGCTGCTGGCCTCTGCGGTCGGCTTCGACGTTGCTATCCAGGAGGTACTGTTCACGCTGTCGACGGGCGGTGTGCTGATCCCGGCAACGGAGGCGCAACGGCGCGATCCGCAGCAACTCGCTGCGCTGATCGCACGAGAGCAGATCGAGCGCGTCTTTCTCCCTTTCCCGCTCATTGCGCTGCTGGCGCGCGGCGTCGTCACTTCCGGGCAACGCCTTGTATCGCTGCGCGAGATCATCACGGCGGGTGAGCAGCCCCACCTCACCGACGAGGTCCGGCGTCTTTTCACAGGGCATCCGGGCCTGCGGCTGATCAATCAGTACGGTCCCGCCGAGACCCATGTGGTGAGCGAGGAAGTGCTCGACGGCGATGCCTCGCACTGGCCCATGCTGCCGTCGGCAGGGCGCGCGCTCCCGGGCAATCGCCTGTATGTCCTCGATGCAGAAGCCCGGCTACAGCCCTACGGCCTTGCCGGCGAACTCTGCATTGCCGGCGTTCAGGTTGCCGATGGCTATCTCGGCGGCGGCGCCTTGGCGGATCGCTTCGTCGCTGATCCGTTCGCCGCCGACGCCCGCATGTATCGCACCGGCGATCTCGTCAAGCTGAACCGCGATGGGCGTCTCGCATTCCTGGGCCGGCGCGACAACCAGATCAAGATCCGGGGCTACCGCGTCGAACCGGGCGAGATCGAGGTGGTGCTCGCCGCTCATCCCGGCGTTACCGATTGCGCTGTCGTCGCCGAGCGCGATGGGGGCGGCCACCGCCACCTCGTCGCCTGCGTCGTTCCCGGCTCACCGGCTTTTGTGCCGCATGCCCTGCGTGACTGGCTGCGGCCCCGCCTGCCCGACTACATGATGCCGGCGCGCTTCCTGCAACTCGATGCGCTCCCCTTGTCTGCCAACGGCAAGGTCGACCGCGCCGCGCTGACTGCTGCCGGCCGACCATTCGCCTCGTCGTCGCTGGACCAACCCGCGCCGCGCAGCGCGACCGAACAAGCGATCGCTGCGATCTGGAGCGCTGTGCTCCGCCGCGACGACGTCGACGTCGACAGCACCTTCTTCGAGCTCGGCGGCAATTCGCTGCTGCTGGTGGAGGCCTACGACAAACTGGTGAGCAGCTTTGCCGTGCCGCTCGCCATCGCCGACCTGTTCCAGTTTCCGACGGTGGCGGCGCTGGCGCGTCACATCGATGCGGCCGCGCAGCCGGCCGCCGTCAGCACCGCGACCGGAATCCGCGGGCGTGCGCTGCGCATGCGCGGAGAGGGCTTGCGATGA
- a CDS encoding type I polyketide synthase, which translates to MTGSSLSAREAIAVIGMAGRFPGADDVETFWRNLQAGVESVRPLSDDDLVKAGVPASLSTRPDYVRAKAVLDDADCFDHEFFGYSPREAMLMDPQHRLLLQVGHAALESAGYRKGGIAGWTGVFAGAARAGYWLSNLTDNPRAAEGDDQIFIGNEKDFLATRLAFKLDLHGPAVDVQTGCSTSLVAVHMACRALLAFECDVALAGGVTVSLPLTGGYLHQEGSVLARDGHCRPFDAAGDGIVPGNAAAMVLLKRLSEAVADGDMIHAVIRGSAINNDGGRKMSFTAPSVEGQAEAVLLAQQLAGITADEIGLIEAHGTGTRLGDPIEVSALTQAFRETTQRNGFCALGSLKGNVGHLDAAAGAAGLIKAVCAVRDGIIPPTINVNTPNPAINFAGSPFYLATEAKTWPEAVRRAGVSAFGIGGTNAHVIVESFTPTRATGRDGSWRVLPFSARDEDGFTRLSTALADRLADGQITLADAAYTQQAGRTAHDQRGAIIARDAAEAAAALRGDSGSRRVSARALMRPKCAFLFPGGGVAYPGMARGLLAQEPAFREALLEVAAHLSTAGADVLPLIRDASDTPADRSARITLPATFAVSYALGRLWQARGVKADIMLGHSLGEYAAATLAGVFTLAEAARIVALRSALQDANAGGAMLAIMGSSEAAMALAGPEVDLAAINGPDLCTVSGPHAAIDQLERKLDAYGLRSQRLVLNVGGHSRAIDAVMPEFRTVFAGVPQRAPSCPIISSLTGDWLRAGELTPDYWVTHLRHTVRFDRALATLLREPDLVLIECGPGEACTMLAAQHPASSTSHHRVISVRKAGAADDDKAVLLTAAAQLWCSGVEVDLSATAGVADGVRVPLPTYPFQRNRLWIDAPAPGQRSSAATDKPIDDWFYLPAWRRALPPVARTDAASGAALVFDDGSAIAAGVIDGLRMAGHDPVLRVRPGDGFTIDEQDVFQVRPGSAEDLGLLLIAAGAAPALAVHLWSADADRGAAAEVDHGFMSIVALMQGCATAGFAPPARTLIATRRAVLVDSADELIPARTTVLGVAQVLPQEFPGCEASVIDLDPSATPEAATESLLREISAVSVEPVVALRSRRRWLKDYTHVQLSAKSPAIRGIARGDLVVITGGLGRVGRLLAAHLARRFGAKVALIVRPGFPDEGRWDVADPTQAERIAALRQWRSEGLSIEVVQADVADPVAMAQAFATLERKHGPIAGIIHAAAVTSGTALISPILQLTPEDAATQFAPKLAGLDGLDAAVAACATSPRFVVLLSSNAAILGGLGFAAYSAANQVLDAAAALRSRGGSTDWISTNWDRWLTRDDELATGAGTSMDAFAMRPSESLDAIMRIILRGEAEQFVVTRGDLAQRRQIWIAREASAETTPALQPLTSQRRTAYRAPEGEIERGLAALWSQLLGIERIGADDNFFDLGGHSLRAVQLLARITDQFGVRLSLKTFFAAPTVAGLALSIGQALTESTDKATLTALLDGLDQLAGKSVPETLAS; encoded by the coding sequence ATGACCGGGAGCTCCTTGAGCGCGCGTGAGGCCATCGCCGTGATCGGCATGGCCGGTCGTTTCCCCGGCGCTGACGATGTCGAGACATTCTGGCGCAATCTGCAAGCCGGCGTCGAATCCGTGCGCCCCTTGAGTGACGACGACCTCGTCAAGGCCGGCGTTCCCGCCTCACTGTCCACCCGACCGGACTATGTGCGCGCCAAGGCCGTGCTCGACGACGCCGACTGTTTCGATCATGAGTTCTTCGGCTATTCGCCGCGCGAAGCCATGCTGATGGATCCGCAGCATCGGCTGCTGCTCCAGGTCGGCCATGCCGCGCTCGAAAGCGCTGGCTATCGCAAGGGCGGCATCGCCGGCTGGACCGGGGTGTTCGCCGGCGCCGCCCGTGCGGGCTATTGGCTGTCAAACCTCACCGACAATCCGCGCGCGGCCGAAGGCGACGACCAGATCTTCATCGGCAACGAGAAGGACTTTCTCGCCACCCGGCTTGCCTTCAAGCTCGACCTGCACGGACCGGCCGTCGACGTCCAGACGGGGTGCTCGACGTCACTGGTCGCTGTCCACATGGCATGCCGCGCTCTGCTGGCCTTCGAATGCGACGTCGCGCTGGCCGGCGGCGTCACCGTCAGCCTGCCGCTCACGGGCGGCTACCTGCATCAGGAAGGATCTGTGCTGGCCCGCGACGGCCATTGCCGGCCGTTCGATGCGGCGGGCGACGGCATCGTTCCCGGCAACGCCGCCGCGATGGTCCTTTTGAAGCGCCTGTCGGAAGCGGTCGCCGATGGCGACATGATCCATGCCGTGATCCGCGGCAGCGCCATCAACAATGATGGCGGACGCAAGATGAGCTTCACCGCGCCGAGCGTCGAAGGACAGGCCGAGGCTGTGCTGCTGGCGCAGCAGCTTGCCGGCATCACGGCCGACGAGATCGGACTGATCGAGGCCCATGGAACGGGAACGCGGCTCGGCGACCCCATCGAGGTCAGCGCGCTCACGCAGGCGTTTCGCGAGACGACGCAGCGGAACGGCTTCTGCGCGCTGGGCAGCCTGAAGGGCAATGTCGGTCATCTCGATGCCGCCGCCGGCGCCGCCGGGCTGATCAAGGCGGTGTGCGCCGTGCGCGACGGCATCATTCCGCCGACCATCAACGTCAACACGCCCAACCCTGCGATCAACTTCGCCGGCAGTCCGTTCTATCTGGCCACTGAAGCCAAGACATGGCCGGAGGCGGTGCGCCGCGCCGGCGTCAGCGCCTTCGGCATCGGCGGCACCAACGCGCATGTCATCGTCGAGAGCTTTACGCCGACGCGCGCGACAGGACGAGATGGCAGCTGGCGCGTGCTGCCCTTCTCGGCACGCGACGAGGATGGCTTCACTCGGCTGAGCACGGCGCTCGCTGACCGTCTTGCCGACGGACAGATCACGCTCGCCGACGCTGCCTACACGCAGCAAGCCGGACGCACGGCTCACGACCAGCGCGGCGCGATCATCGCACGCGATGCGGCCGAGGCGGCAGCGGCGTTGCGAGGCGACAGTGGCAGTCGCCGCGTATCGGCCCGGGCGTTGATGCGGCCCAAATGCGCTTTCCTGTTTCCGGGCGGCGGTGTCGCCTATCCCGGCATGGCGCGCGGACTGCTCGCGCAGGAGCCAGCATTCCGAGAGGCATTGCTGGAGGTCGCGGCGCATCTCAGCACGGCGGGGGCCGATGTGCTGCCGCTGATCCGCGATGCGTCCGACACGCCTGCCGATCGCAGCGCTCGGATCACCCTGCCCGCCACTTTCGCTGTCTCCTACGCGCTGGGCCGGCTGTGGCAGGCGCGCGGCGTCAAAGCCGACATCATGCTCGGCCACAGCCTCGGCGAATATGCTGCCGCAACGCTCGCTGGCGTGTTCACGCTGGCAGAAGCCGCACGGATCGTGGCGTTACGCTCGGCGCTGCAGGATGCGAATGCCGGCGGCGCCATGCTGGCCATCATGGGGTCGAGCGAAGCCGCAATGGCACTGGCAGGCCCGGAGGTCGATCTCGCCGCCATCAATGGCCCCGATCTGTGCACCGTCTCAGGACCACACGCCGCCATCGATCAGCTCGAACGCAAGCTCGACGCGTACGGCCTGCGCAGCCAGCGCCTCGTTCTCAACGTCGGCGGCCACTCCCGTGCGATCGACGCTGTCATGCCGGAGTTCAGGACTGTGTTTGCGGGCGTGCCGCAGCGTGCGCCATCATGCCCTATCATCTCCAGCCTGACCGGCGACTGGCTTCGCGCCGGCGAGCTGACGCCCGACTACTGGGTCACGCATCTGCGCCACACCGTCCGCTTCGACCGCGCGCTCGCCACGCTGTTGCGCGAGCCCGACCTGGTGCTGATCGAGTGCGGTCCGGGCGAGGCTTGCACGATGCTGGCCGCACAGCATCCAGCCTCCAGCACGAGCCATCATCGCGTGATCTCGGTGCGAAAGGCCGGAGCCGCCGATGATGATAAGGCCGTGCTGCTGACCGCGGCCGCGCAGCTTTGGTGCTCCGGCGTCGAAGTCGATCTCTCCGCGACAGCCGGCGTCGCCGACGGTGTTCGCGTGCCACTGCCGACCTATCCGTTTCAGCGCAACCGACTCTGGATCGACGCCCCGGCACCCGGCCAGCGCAGCAGCGCCGCAACTGACAAGCCGATTGACGATTGGTTCTATCTGCCTGCCTGGCGCAGGGCGCTGCCGCCTGTGGCGCGAACCGACGCTGCTTCCGGCGCTGCGCTGGTGTTCGACGACGGCAGCGCCATTGCTGCCGGCGTTATCGACGGACTGCGCATGGCCGGGCATGATCCCGTGCTGCGCGTGCGCCCCGGTGACGGTTTCACCATCGACGAGCAGGATGTCTTCCAGGTTCGCCCGGGATCAGCCGAGGATCTCGGCCTGCTGCTGATCGCGGCCGGCGCAGCGCCTGCGCTGGCGGTCCATCTCTGGAGTGCAGATGCCGACCGAGGCGCTGCAGCCGAAGTCGACCATGGCTTCATGTCCATCGTCGCCCTGATGCAGGGCTGCGCCACGGCCGGATTTGCGCCGCCGGCGCGCACGCTGATCGCGACACGGCGTGCGGTGCTGGTTGATTCCGCCGATGAGCTGATCCCGGCGCGCACAACGGTGCTCGGCGTGGCACAGGTTCTGCCGCAGGAGTTTCCGGGCTGCGAAGCCTCCGTAATCGATCTCGATCCCTCGGCAACGCCTGAGGCTGCCACCGAATCCCTGCTGCGCGAGATCAGCGCGGTCAGCGTGGAGCCGGTCGTAGCCCTCCGCAGCCGCCGCCGCTGGCTCAAGGACTACACACACGTCCAACTCAGTGCCAAATCACCGGCCATCCGCGGCATTGCGCGCGGCGACCTCGTGGTGATCACGGGCGGCCTCGGCCGCGTCGGCCGACTGCTCGCCGCTCATCTGGCACGCCGGTTCGGCGCCAAGGTCGCGCTGATCGTGCGGCCCGGCTTTCCGGACGAAGGCCGTTGGGACGTCGCCGATCCCACCCAGGCCGAGCGCATCGCCGCGCTCCGACAATGGCGCAGCGAAGGCCTGTCGATCGAGGTCGTGCAGGCCGACGTTGCCGATCCCGTGGCCATGGCCCAGGCGTTCGCGACGCTGGAGCGGAAGCATGGGCCTATCGCCGGGATCATTCATGCGGCCGCCGTCACCAGCGGCACGGCGCTGATCAGCCCGATCCTCCAGCTGACACCGGAGGACGCCGCGACGCAGTTCGCGCCCAAGCTCGCGGGACTCGACGGCCTGGATGCCGCCGTTGCCGCCTGCGCGACTTCGCCGCGCTTCGTGGTGCTATTGTCCTCGAACGCCGCCATTCTCGGTGGTCTCGGCTTTGCCGCCTACTCGGCCGCCAACCAGGTCCTGGATGCGGCCGCAGCACTCCGCAGCCGGGGCGGCAGCACCGACTGGATCAGCACCAATTGGGATCGCTGGCTCACGCGCGACGATGAGCTCGCGACGGGCGCCGGCACCAGCATGGACGCGTTCGCGATGCGGCCGTCGGAGAGCCTCGATGCCATCATGCGCATCATCCTGCGGGGCGAGGCCGAGCAGTTCGTGGTCACGCGCGGAGACCTCGCGCAGCGCCGCCAGATCTGGATTGCGCGCGAGGCAAGCGCCGAGACGACGCCCGCGCTCCAGCCGCTGACCTCCCAGCGCCGGACCGCCTATCGCGCGCCCGAAGGCGAGATCGAGCGCGGGCTTGCCGCGCTGTGGAGCCAGCTGCTCGGGATCGAGCGGATCGGCGCCGACGACAATTTCTTTGATCTCGGCGGCCATTCGCTGCGCGCCGTGCAGTTGCTGGCGCGGATCACCGATCAGTTCGGCGTTCGGCTATCTCTGAAGACGTTCTTTGCCGCACCGACCGTGGCCGGCCTCGCCCTCAGCATCGGCCAGGCTCTGACGGAAAGCACGGACAAGGCGACCTTGACCGCGCTGCTCGACGGGCTCGATCAGCTTGCGGGCAAGAGCGTGCCGGAGACGCTGGCATCATGA